The nucleotide window TCTCGTGCAAATGCAAAAGCACTTGTTCCACAAAACGAACGGTGAACACTAATCGAGGATGTCCTTGCGAGGGTGCTGGAAGAACATGTGGCAGTGAATGTTTGTGTGGATCCACGGCAAAGCCTTGCCGAAACAAGGTGAGTAACATACATTACTTTTTTGCGGTTGTGAAAGTTGAACTTGAAAGGGAAAACTTATATTTTTTGCATCGTTTTGTCTCTGTTTTGTTGTGATGCAAGTAAGTACAAGAATGGCGGTTACGTTTGGGTCAGAGACATCAATGAGCACAAGTCATGTTTACTCAGAGTCCCTGATCTCTGTCGTCGAAGTGCAGCTGGCGTGTATCCAATACTTTTAGCGTGTTACATTGTTACATTTCATATCgattgtcattatttttttatctgGATTTTGTGGGAGAATTATTTTCACACAAGCAACagcaatattttccattgtatgaATTCCAGTACCATTTACTACTGCAAGCTTACAAGTAAGTTTATATTCCTTTGCGTTGAACAGCCTGGTGGAGACACCATCCAGTTTCGACGAACAGAAAGCCCCAGCCTTATCAAATTGAAGGCAGGCCCACTGAGAAGGAAGAAAGGGTGAGGGAAAACAATGATGTAAAGGTGAGCATATTTATATTAGGAgagtatattttatttaaaaatagagCTTTATAATATGAGTGGAACTCTTTCCTTATATGCCCCGAAAGTAATCATTTAAACTAAATGATGGAATATGTGATACAAATGGAAGTCCTTTTTGTTCTTTAGTTAGGTAATGTGAAAATtcaattgtttttgtgtattctTCTAGGAGTTCATACAGACACTTGATGAGCCCATGGTGCGAAAGCTCTGCATCAGAAGGCTGCGAAGGGGTGTGGGAAGCATGGACTTTATGCAGGGGCTTTTGATCATGGATGAAAGTGATGTTACCCCCACCCCTAGTACCTCTACTGATCTTGCTTGCAGTTCAAATGCTGGGACACCAGATCCTACTCCATCTCCTAGCAACAATGCCATACCATGGTGCAAGTGTGGTGTGTGTCAAATAATGCCCcaagagattgaaaataaatGTTGTGGTTTTCGACACTGTGTTACAACACACACTTgattttcaaagctttgcttagATCCAGATTTTATACATTTGACCATAAGGAACAAGGGGGGATATCCAAAATGACAGGGACGACAACAGCACTCGGGCTTTTAGAAAGACTGGCTAGAGCCAGTGTGTACTGGATAGATATGGTTGCTTAGGTGAGAGAAACAGGAAAGTGTGCCCTTCCTGTGTTGTCACTGTTATCCGGAGGCACTATCCATCCCAAACTGTTGTTTACATAGGATACAGGGCTGAGTAACTGTAAAATCACTTTGCCTCCCTAAGTTTTAGTTAACTCTAATGTCAATCTAAGcagggagaaaaaaaattgtgtcccATGAAAGGGTAATTCTTTTGGACACATACATGTTTGTTTTGCCATGCAGAAGGCAAGTAATAATATCTTAATGAGtattatcttcaaaattattaattactgCACTGTTTGTCATAAGATAAAGGAATACAACAGTGTTCTTAAATCTTCACTTGAACCCAAGGTTTATGTTACAGTTACTTCTCTCCTGGCTATTCCACAGCTGAAATTTGCACTTTAGTGGAACCATATTCAACATTATTGTATACTTTGTTATTCTATTTCATGAACAGTGTGCAACCATCTTTTCATAAAATATCCATTTCCACCCCtaaaaagagcaatgggcttATTTCATGGGGAGGATGGTTGTAAAAAAGAGTAGGAAGGTCCTTTGGAATTTGCATGAAGGTTGGGGGAAACCTAAAAACCTTCACTGGGGGAATTATAGATTTTTCGTGATGCTCACCTTTAGTTTATTACATTGTTATGCTTTTAATGTGAGACACtttcatcaatattattattgtgtgaagtaaagaaaatcTTAGTGTTACATACATATAAGCTAtgatttacaaaattttaaatcaGCTGGATTGTGCTCGTTTTATGAACTGATTTcaagaataaaaatgataactgAATCACTAGCCAACCAATAGCAACTGTCATTGACATTCACTTCTGTAACTCCTGTTACATCAACATCTGATTTGCTGTAGACATATAACAAATTCACAGTTATTATTTTAGTATTGTTTTCACTTAGCTTGGCTGACTAAAGTTTACGCATGATACAAGATTCAGGCTAGAAAACTGCTTATTTTCTGGTATACATTCTGCACAAGCCCTTGAgattacaaatttgcataaactgAGAAGTTTAGATTACATTATGCACCAGCCTTTGTGTTTATCACTTTGCATACACTTAGAAGTTTGAAATCCTCTAGATTTGCTATTGAGGTAGAACCCATGGCAATTCTGAGTGCAGAATAATACACTATTATTATTGAGGGgcctttcaaaacaaagaattatgCACTGTATACTGTGCTTATGCTTGTGGAACTTGTGTAACAAAAAGtctcacaaacaaaataaaccacAGTTGATTTTTACAGTTATTATCTATTCTTACCTCGCACTGGCAATTCTCCCCACTGATAAATCCAAAGAAGCAATACCAGGTTGCACTGGAGTCGATGTGACAACATCTATAGTTGATGGTCATTCATAAAAGCAATATCATCACATAAGTTATCGAACCACTAATAACTCCATGTATTAGGAGGAGGTCTGGGCAAACTCTGCTAAGCCTATCAGGGAATATTCccgtttattttgtttacaaacatcatACACCGATGTAACTGGTAACAAGTTACATTATGCCAAGTACAATGTAGCTCTAGTTGAACACACATTGAGAAATGTATTACAAACTTAACCCCTCAAGAAAACTGAGAAAATCACTTATATGTGCTATATCAAGAATCGGCTAATCTCTCAAATAAGGCGAGCATTTTGAACAACAAATCATAAAACATACCGGGAAAACATATCTcatcttcaaaatggcgttGACGCTTCGAAGAAGGGTCATCTGCCGTGTCCTCCTTTGACGACGTGGTTGAAGACGCAAAAACTGTGTTGTTTCCCCTGATAAAGAACAAATTTATAGTCAGATGAGCAGTATACAGCAAGGACAAAAATCAGCATGGGAATTTCTGGAATGAGCGCGAGCTTACCTTCTCCTCATTTCCAGGGAGAGAAGATGTGCGGCGAAATTAGAGTCTGTCGAGTAGCCACATTTCAGTTCTGCAGACACCCACGATGAATATATCATATTATCTATCCAGATTGGCCGATACCCTTGTCTCCAGATTTCATTATAGCTGTCTTTTGAGGAATAAAGCCTCTTTCGTCCGCTGCCAGCCCTGGAACCGCCGAGAGCGGACATCGCAGCTCACAGATCTAATCGAAATTAGACTGTAATCATCGTATCCACGGAACAAAAACCCACTAAGACGAAAGCAGGAAGATTATTTTACGTTACAAAACCGCTGAAAGCGAAAAATATTCGTGGATGGCCAAGATTCAAGGCAATGAATTCGCTATGACGATCGCCCcgcgaaacttgaaaaagttgggccaaccttttcaagttgaCTCGTAGTTCCCGAGCATGCGCAGTTTCGTGACATAGCTCCTTTAAGCAAAAAGATGCGGtttatacacgagtctttacggtagtTCCATTAGTTCCATGAAGAAGAATTCCTAAGAATTTGAAGAATTCTTAAGAATTTTGTGGCCAAACTAAAGAAACCTAAGTTGAGCCAGGATGTCGTTGTAACTTCTCATAATATAATTAAAGTAAACTAAAACAGTGATTACTTTCTGTACTTTCAACATTCTTAAACCACATTCAATCCATTTTGCAGTGGTTTAAATCTTTGGATTTCAGcaccttctttttcttttggtgatTGCTTCAGAGCCTAATGTATCAAGGGTGGAATTTTACTTGGTCAGGCACCACAATATTTTGTCCAAACATCTTGGCTTTTGGGATGCTGTTTCttatatttttatttctctGTCATGATCATTTCTGTCGACCAGGCTTGTTTAAATCCCTCCCTGGTGGCTGGGCAAATAATTCTTTCAATTTCCCTTTCTAGATGTGGTTTCAGAGGTGGCTACATGGAGGTTGTTGGAATGGAGGAAGAAGTTAAGTTTCAGTTGAAGAAGATGATTTCAGCATCACTGTGCTCATGTACCACTGGCCAGGTTGGTCTTAGAAAAATGTCTCCTGATACCATCTACCAAAAAGTCATGTTCTCAAAAGGAGGCATTGTTGAATGAGATTTCTTTCCATACTCAACTGCCTGTAACTTctatttttattacataatgtatttactcgaataagcaccatggcgcttatttaatttttgatgCCACGAGTGCAGCGCTTCTTCGAGGGCAGCGCCTATTCGAGGGtagcgcttatttaaacattgtaacagacaaatttactttttttgtatttttattccTATGGACTGATGCTAAaatgatagtaaatctagaattacgagagaaattcatgcagtgaaagaaaacacaagagtttcatgataacgagagcaaAAATATCGGGGGTGAGAGCATCGTGGATGCAGCACTTATTTGAGGGCGgtgcttattaacttttttgtcccagatgtgGCACTTATTCAAGGGTGGCTCTTATTcaggtaaatacggtaaacTCTGCCATAACTCAGCAGTCAAtctgtttgttggtttttttgcAGGCCATGATGGATTGTCTTGTCAGTCCACCTCAACCAGGAGATGAGTCTTATGACACATTTCTCAATGTATGATGAAACCCATTAAGTGTTCATTTTACGACATATATCCAGAAAGAATTTTGGACAATTAGTTATTTTACAGCATCTAACTGAGCTAATTATTCTATTAGGTGTCACAATATTTGTGTTGAGTGCCCTTatctttcttttcaacttttacATCACCTGTGGTGAAAAATACAGAGTCTACAGCAACCCTAGAGTCTTAACCTAAAAAATATTCCATAGACAATTACATAAGCCCCTCTTATGTTGTAAATAGGTTGTGAAGGATGAGTGTGCTTCTAAAGTAAACATTTCTGGAATTTCTTTGAAGGGAAGTTAATTGCTATCCTGGATGATTACAATCCCTTAAAATTATTATGAACCATCTTTGCTATAATTGTGCTGCATGCTTGCTGGATGTGCAGTATTTCACTACGATTATCTTTTAACATTGTgcatcgcaaattattcttcttaggaaaaaacaaaagttctcCAGTCGTTGAAGGAAAGAGCCAAACTTGTCGCTGAAACATTCAACTCAATGGATGGAATTCAGTGCAATGAGGTTGTGGGGGCTATGTATGCCTTTCCACAAGTTTTTATCCCTAGAAAAGCACAAGAGGAGGCAAAGGTATAAGCCTTTAGATTTAAAATACATCTGCACTAACTCTCTACTACCGTATTTCccctgtgtataagtcgatccccaaaggcaaaaaataagtttttcttatttctgggtaagaattttcttgaaaaacttatcttttgtcttagaattttctttcaggtaagCTATGGTTACacaaaatttgtcctgaactttttttaatctcagtttttgacccatgtaaaGTCGAGGGTTAGtttttggacaaatttttaGGCTGTTAAAGGTGAACTTATTCACGGGTAAATAGTATGGTAACTATGCTTAAACAGCAGTACACCAACAGTGATGAGATGACTGGCCTTTCCTATTAAATATACAGTATGAAGGGCTTTCTTCATTGTTCGGTATCACGTGGCTTGATTTTTTCCCCTTGGTCAATCCTGATACTGCACATTTTCTCCCTCtatcaaaaaccagcattttgATTTTATATTTACCCTGATTTATTCTAGCAAAAGAGTAAAAATTATTTACAGCACTGTTTCAATAATATGGTTCATTTTTTGAGTTTATTATTATAGTATGGTAGTATAATAATTTTCTACTGGCTTTTAAGTCTAAATGACACAAAccttttcattattttgttttttgctggctTATAatccagcaaaaaaaaaataataattaaattattagTATGTGTAATAAATAGattctttcaaaagaaatatTGTTTTCTCGTACTCAAGACAAGCCAATTTAAGCATAAAATGGGACATTTGAATTGGGTGGAAACGCTTTTTAAGATTTGCAATATTCATTTCTAATTCTCAAACTTTTACAAGTAATCTCTAACGAACAAAGAAGTAAATACAAATTTTCATGTCATAAAATACACTTTAAACTCATAATTTGTGGAAAGTATTTGTAAGGTGGATTCTTTTTAAGATATCTCATCATCTTGTTGGAATATTgatatgcaattttttttctgaaaagcATAACTTTTGACTTGTAGGCAAGAGGTATGCACCCGGACAGTTTTTATGCCATTCAGTTATTGGAAAAGACAGGGCTGTGTGTGGTGCCAGGGAATGGATTTGGACAGAGAGATGGAACATTTCACTTCAGGTAAATATTGTCAGTTTTCCGTTGATTTTGCATAAATCATACACTGTATCGATAGGTTCATTTTTAGTGTGAGGTCTGAAGGATTTAGTAAAACatagacaagtaaaaacaagcgatataaTCTGCCAACGTTTCGGCAACTTCATGACGCCATTATCAAGGCTACAAATAGAATCAAAATTAACAAATGCGAGATCAAGAGTTACAACTCAGTCTGATTTACATAGCGGATAGAATCCGCTGTTTAAGTCTGAAGGACAGAGAACTATTAGGTTTAGAATGGGGGATGATAACTCATGTAAGCAATATAATCTGTCCTGGTTAAAATTCTGGCACCAGATGTTAATATTCCAAAGGAACTGACACAAATAATTATGATACCTTACGTGACGCAAAAGAGGTTGAAAATTTTTTAACTCTTTGTTAAACCATGTGTAGTGGTGGGTAAGCattgaaatatttcatctagATGTGGGTGAGTCAGTACTTAGTCCTTTTagaacaaactgggaaatgtcACTGACGTACAGTTCTCCCCTAAAGAAAATCTGTGGTTGATACCTGAAATGGCCAAAAGGGAGAGGTGGGTTGAAAAACAAGGCATAAGACAAGTTTTTTATAACCATAACTTCTTGAAGTGTtttgatatctgatgaaacactctttcaagtgtttgatatagcttctcacagcattgataattctaGGAGAAATattcaaagcaaaaattcaccaaattttatgataattaggatcacacatccaaacctccttcacatTAGTGATTTCCTTAATTGTTTTCTCCTCatgaattattgatgaatttgagaagtcATGTGTGACCTGTTCTTAGCTGATCAGTCCACCATTCTGATGTTGCTTTGCTGTGGAAGTTTTCAAATCACAATGACTTTGTGCACACTGACTCTTTGGATCCACTTATCATGATCCGTATTATTATTTCTTCCAAGCATTTCTTGAACCTTATACTTTGGCTTCTCTTACTCCTTTGTTATGGACATTTCCAAGACCTCTTCCTGCAGATAGTCCAAATGTACTTTCATGTTTAACATATGTAGCCTATCCACACAAGTTGTTGAGTTAGGGTTATGGTTAGAGTTGTCAGAACAAACTTATTTTGAAAACTGGAAATATTAATAACTGCTGATagtcaattattattatgattattttcctttcagATTGACAATTTTACCCTCAATTGATACTCTGAAACCTTTGTTTGAACACTTCAAAGCCTTCCACCAGGACTTTATGGACAAATACAGAGATGACCCTAACTCAAGTCTCTAAAAACACTTTGGATTTCATGTAACAAAATTGGTGACATTCAGGGCACATTTTAGAAGAGCGTGTGATAGAAATTTCTAAACTTTTCTTAACCAAAATGATGACTTGTTTGGAAGTCATACCCAACTGGTGATCTCCAGATATGTTTtgggccatttttaaaatgagtTGGTCCCAAACATATTTATACCCAAGCAAAAGAAACTCTAGTACTATTGTTCTTACTTTGGAGTCCTTTGCACTGTCACATCAATAATTTCTCCTAAGCAATGCTATTGGGAAAGGGTGTTAGGAAACAAgcaaattaagaattattaatcCAGGTTAAATTTAAATCCTCTCAACTTGGGTTTCATTCTTGattgaacaataatttatttcaattaacTTATTTTTGAATTGGTATACTTTATTCAACattcttaaaataatttatttcatacaaacatattattatttacactATGAAAGAAATGTCAGTCAGTGGTCTTTTATCAAGGTGTCTTTTTATTAACCCCATCTGCAGCTTGTGATATATTTTAAGCGAAGGAAGGCTGCATGTTTTACTCATTCCAGGTGTTTGTACCACTATAGGCCTGTAAAGACtatcaaaaacttttttttttgaattattGATTACTTAGTTAACAAGTTGTGCAATATTCTCACTTAAGCAATTACAAATTTAATATtacttttaaaaaaatgttataaaCCTGAGTTTAAAATAATTGTTGTCGTGAgaataaaattataaatttggGTACTTACCAGTGGATGAACATCACTCAGACAAGGTATTTGTATTGTTCATAATGATCAAGGAAGTAACTTCAGGTGTACAGCTTAttgttacattaattttacaaggAAGTTTGAGTTGTTTTTGAGTTCCCTCCGCCTGCTTTAATTTGTAGCTCACTACCTCTTAGGCGTGAGCTACTATATTGTcgttctgagtgagtgagtgtaactaTAGAATCCAAGCTCACAACTAACTCTGCCGATTTTGATCCCATATGCCCCGATCTTACAGATTTCCCTGGAGACGGAGTGTTTTTTTCAGactattttacagaaatgttgctctGCAGTTACATCTTCAGGTCCAGCATGGTCAAAATTAATATGGTATTCTAAGTAATAGCAGGTGCAGTAAGCTAAAGTCATAGAATGCCTGTTTTTCCTTTGGGGATAGGGTAGGGTTACATGCTAGGCTTAGACACATAATGCTCTTAATTTTGACCATCATGGTTTTTAGCATCACCCTGAAAATCGTTCTATTATGCCAAAAATTATGCTCGTGTGATGCTGGCAGAAATTTCACCCTTAAATCTACGGTACCATCCAAGTGAGTCCCCAAGGCTTAAAACGCaacattttaatatttttgtttaaCTCTTATGTGTAAAGCATGTTAATAGGAATTATTGTATGTCAGCAATTTGGTCTTTGTTTATCTATATTGAAGCATTAATGAACATTCAATATAGTCTGGATGTGCCAATTCCCAAAGGTCAAAGTCAGAATGGAAAAAGACCCTTTCTGATGAAGCTGATGAGCAGGAGCAACAGCTAGCCTTAGAAAGCGCTGGGTAATCAGACAGGAGGCAAATTTGATATTTTTCTCTTACATTTTCACTGAAAATAGGGAAAATATTAGTTTTGGAACATAATGCTAAAATTATGCTATAAACCATTATAATTTATTGGCATTATGCTCGATGCTTTGATTATGCGCAAAATTATTCCGACATAATGTGTGTAACCCTACAACACACAGGGTACTAGTAAGCAAATGGGCATTGCTGGTATTCTCAGAGGACCAAAGAAAACCCAGTTCAATACATGTGGCTCCTTCATACTAATTCTGACATTCTCAAAAGAAATAAGATATTTTGAGGCTACACGTACATGACTGATCAAATTATGTCAGGTACCAGTAACCTCCCAACACAACCAAAACATTGTCCACTAACACTGGCACCatacattttcatttcaattggACATCTAAAATATC belongs to Acropora muricata isolate sample 2 chromosome 9, ASM3666990v1, whole genome shotgun sequence and includes:
- the LOC136929305 gene encoding uncharacterized protein; the protein is MFVWIHGKALPKQAWWRHHPVSTNRKPQPYQIEGRPTEKEERVRENNDVKEFIQTLDEPMVRKLCIRRLRRGVGSMDFMQGLLIMDESDVTPTPSTSTDLACSSNAGTPDPTPSPSNNAIPWCKCGVCQIMPQEIENKCCGFRHCVTTHT